The genomic window TTCTGCTTATGGAATGGCGCTTTTAGAAGACAGCGATTTAGATCCTATTTACACAAGCGGTCATCTGGAGAAAGGAAATGTAGCGATTATAGCACCGGGGAACGGATTGGGTGAAGCGGGGTATTTCTTTGATGGAAAATATTTGAGACCTTTTGCTTCAGAAGGAGGTCATTCCGAATTTTCTCCGCGTACCAACGTAGAGGTGGAGTTCTATCAGTTCTTAAATAATATTTACGGAATTGTAAGCTGGGAAAATGTGCTTTCAAAAACCGGATTATTTAATATATACAGATTTCTAAGAGACGTAAAAAGACATCCTGAGCCTGAATGGTTGGCGGAAAGACTTACGAAAGGTAATTTTGTTCAGGAGCTATTTAAAGCTGCCATGGAGGAGGATGTACTTATTTGTAAGATAGCTTTAGATACTTTTTTAGAGTTTTTAGCAAGAGAAGCCAATAATATTGCGCTTAAGCTTAAAGCTACCGGAGGTCTATTGATTGCAGGAGATATTCCTCAGTCGATAAGAGAATATATCAATAAGGAAAACTTCTACGAAAAATATAAAATCAGTGATAAGATGGAGGAGATGCTGAAAAGTATTCCGATCTACCTGATAAAGAACAATAATACAGCATTGAACGGAGCAGCGCTCTATACAGCTTATTATCAAGAATAAACAGAATCTCCGAATTTTTTCGGAGATTTTTTTGATGATATGATTCATGAAAATAATTAATTTTATTGATGTACATCAATGAAATCTATCAGGGAAGTTAGCTACATTTGCATTGTTAAAATAAACAAGTAATAATTTAATTCAATGAAAAAAATATTTTTATTAGCTGTTTTAGCTGGAGGATTAGCTTTCGGGCAGACAAAAAAAGTAGTATCATCAGATGTTCACTGGTGGGGTTATAAAGTTGCCAAGTCTGAGGCAAGCTCTCACGACGGAACCATCAAAGTAAAGTCCGGTAATGTAGTTTTGAAAGGAAATCAGGTTGTTGGAGGTACTTTCGTTTTGGATATGACTTCTATCAATGCAACAGATCTTTCAGGAGAATATCAGCAAAAGCTTAACGGGCATTTAAAAAACGGAGATTTCTTTGAAGTTGAAAAATTCCCTACAGGAACTTTCAAAATCACTTCTGTAAAGAAAAACAACGATAAAACATACAATAGCTTAGTGACAGGAAATCTTACCGTAAAAGGTAAAACAAATGCTGTTTCTTTCCCGGCTAAAATTGTGATCGCTAATGGAGCGGTAACTATTGAGTCGAATAAATTCTCATTTGACAGACAAAAATTTGATGTGGCTTACAAGTCTACAATGCAGGATGTTTTTGTGAAAGATGACATCGACATGACTGTAAAAGTGACTGCTAAATAATTTAAACAAAAAAAGATTGTTAAAAGTGTAGAAATTCTACACTTTTTTTTATTTTTGTTGAATTGTAAATAAAAAAGAATGAAAAGATTATTATTGTTGGCTATGATGTGTGTTTGCATGTCATTTGTTTTCGCTCAGAAAAAAGGAGATAAGGTGATCAAAGTAACTTCATCGGAAATAAGATGGTGGGGGTATAAAGTAGTGAAAACTCAGGAGACATCACACTCAGGAACGGTAAAACTGAAAAGCGGAAAGTTCAATTTCGATAAAACGGTTTTGATCGATGGTGAGTTCGTTATCGATATGAGAAGTATGATGGCAGGAGATGTTTCTGAAGAAGATCAGATAAAGCTTACCAACGACTTGAAAAGCACCAATTTCTTTGAGGTTAAAAAATTCCCTACTGCAAAGTTTCATTTAACGAAAATTTTGCCATTGGCAAACGGAACATACAATTCAACAGTATACGGAGACTTTACATTGAAAGGAGTAAGAAAGACGATTTCTTTCCCTGCGAATGTATACATTACTCAGTTTACCGTAATCATTGAATCAGCTAAATTCTCTCTGAACAGAAGAGATTTCAAAGTATTCTATCAGTCTTCATTAAAAGATTATTTCATCAAAAATGAAATGGATATTCAGTTTAAGATTTCTACAGAGAAATTAGATAACGAAAACAGAGTTCCGGTAAAAAAGAAATAAATTTTTTAACAATATTTTAAATATGGGCAGCTTTCAGAAGTTGCTCATATTTTTTATTTTAGAGGTATGAAAATTTATGTAGTAAGCGGATTGGGAGCCGACTTTAAAGTATTGGAAAAATTACAGTTTCCTGAACAACACGAAATTGTTTTTATAGATTGGCTGATTCCTGAGAAAAACGAAAGCTTTGCCGCGTATATACAGAGAATGGCTGATAAGATTGATGATACCCAGCCGTTTTACCTCTTAGGATACTCTTTCGGAGGAATTCTGGTACAGGAAATTAATCAATTAAAATCTGCTGAAAAAGTAGTAATCCTTGGAAGCATAAAATCTGATAAAGAAAAATCCAGATTGATAAGAGCCGGAGAAATTACAAAAATTCCTAAAATTCTGCCGGTGAGCTTATTTAATGAAAAAACAACCAGAGCATATTCTGTGCTGAGAAAATTCTTTGATCCTAAAAACCCTAAGGTTTTACAATATTTCAGAGTAAAAGATCCCTATTACTTAAAATGGTCGGTAGAAAAAATTTCCGAATGGAAATTTGAAGAAACATCAAAGGTTATCCAGGTGCTAGGTGACAGGGATATCGTTTTTCCGATTAAAAATTCAAAACCCGATTATATTATAAAAGGGGGAACTCATCTTTTTCCCGCAACAAAATTTAAAGAAGTGTCCCGTATTCTGGAAGAAGAATTCATTTAAAGACTAAATTAAAGATGGTAACAACTTATCAATTCACCATCGACCATCTGTATTCAAATATTTTACGGAAAAGGCGGGGCTGAATTTTCATCTTCGGCTTTTGCTTTTCAATTTATCGTGTATCTTTGTATTAGGAAAAATGATGAATTTTCTATATGGAATCAATATCGGTTTTTGAGATTATTAAAGTAGGGATAGGTCCGTCCAGCTCACATACAATGGGACCCTGGAATGCAGCTTCTGCATTTATCAGAATTATTAAAAGGGAGAGATCAATTGATGAGGTGAAGGAGGTTTTCCTTGAATTTTTCGGTTCGCTGGCAAAAACTGGGATCGGACACGGAACAGATATCGCCGGAATGCTGGGTTTGAACGGTGAAGATTTTAAAACAATCGATACTACAAAAATTGATGAGAAAATTGATACCATAAAAACAACCCAGACTCTGAATCTGGGTGGTGAAAAGGAAATTCCTTTTATCTACGGTCATCATTTAGTTTTGAACATGAAAAAATCCCTTGATTATCACCCGAACGGAATGATTTTTAAGGCGGTTTTCGAAGACGGAACCGAGCTTGTTCAGGATTTTTATTCTGTTGGAGGAGGTTTTATCATGAGCCAGGAGAAAAAATCTATTGAAAAACACTGCATAAGAACACTTTATCCATGTCATCACGGTTCGGATATTGTTAAATATTGTGAAAAACTGGGACTTACCAGGATCTCGGATTTAATTCTGATGAATGAAGAAAGCTGGAGACCCCAGGAAGAAACGAGACAGGAAGCGCTTTATATTTGGCAGCAGATCAAAGAATGTATTTATAAAGGCGTAAATAAAGAAGGAATTCTTCCGGGAGGTCTGAATGTGACGAGAAGAGCAGCCGGAATGAACCGAAAACTATTAGGCGATAAAGTTTATAAAAATAAAGACGAATGGTTTCAGCAGGTAGTTGATGCCGAAGAAAATTTCACCAATATCAATAAATGGATTGCGTGCTTTGCATTAGCGGTAAATGAAGAAAATGCAAGCTTTGGAAGAATTATCACAGCTCCAACTAATGGTGCGAGTGGAGTAATTCCGGCTGTGCTGATGTATTCTCAGGCGTTCACAGATTCCATAAGCGAAGATGATATTGTAAGATTCCTATTGGTGGCGGGTGAAATCGGAACCTTATTCAAAAAAAATGCGACAATCTCTGCAGCAATGGGCGGTTGTCAGGCAGAAATCGGGGTTTCTTCAGCAATGGCTGCGGCAGGACTCACAGAAATTTTAGGAGGAAGTGTAGGGCAGGTTTTAATGGCTGCCGAAATCGCGATGGAGCATCATTTAGGCTTAACTTGCGATCCTATCAAAGGTTTAGTACAGATTCCTTGTATTGAAAGAAACACGATGGGAGCGATAAAAGCCATTACTGCGGCAAATATTGCATTGGAAAGTGATCCTGCGAAAGCAAAAGTGACTTTGGATGAGGTAATTCAGACGATGTGGGAAACCGCTTTGGCAATGAGCGACCGTTTTAAGGAAACTTCAGAAGGTGGTTTGGCAATTGCGGTGAATGTCCCGGAATGTTAAGAAAACTTTTATAATTAAATAGAAAAACCTCAGAAATAGATCTGAGGTTTTTTATTTACTTTTCCTTGTTGAATAGAAACTTTCCGCCGCCTTGCTCCAGTTGCATTTCTTCTTTTTCCGGGAAGAAAGTCATCTTTAGACCGGCATTATCAAATTTAAACTGATTCTTTTCCACAAATTCCAATGGAAATTCAGGTTGTCCGGTTCCCTGTGCAAATAATCCACCGTTTTTAATGAAAATTTTAATACCCAAAGGAATATCTTTAGATGAATAATCTCCTACAAATTGTTTCAGTTCCGTTTCGGTGATTTTTGCAGTTGAAAATGTAGGTAAACTAAATTCTTTATTATATAGTATGCTGAAAATATCGATGACAAAATTATTCGCTCCTATTCGATCAGCATTTAAAGAATAAGCAATTGAAATATCATCTTCACCATTGTAGATAATTAAAGAATTGGTTCCGTAAGTTCCGCCGCTGTGTCCTACAAACATTTTAGAAGAAAAGGGAACCAAAGCGAGTCCCATTCCAAACCGATCTTCTTTAGGCATCATGGCAGAAAGACTTTCCTTAGAAACAATTTTCCCTGCAAACAATGCGTTCAGGATGATATTTAAATTCGTTGGAGTAGTGGCAATATCACCTACGCCCACTACATTGTTGAAGTCAAAATCTTTCACAGGCTCCCATGCATTAGCATAACTGTAAGAACTGAAAACGTTGATAGGTTTCTGACTGGCCGTATAAAAGTTTTTCAATTGTAAAGGCTGTACAAATGTTTCCTTTAAATTGTCTGCATAAGATTTTTTACTGATTTTTTCTAAAATCTTTGTCAGTAAATAATATCCGGAATTAGAATACTGAACTTTTGTTCCCGGTTCAAATAAAGAGCCCTGTTCCACAATGTGTTTCATGATCTGCTCTTCAGAAACCTTTTCTGTAAGCCACTTCATCGTGTTTTTTCCAACAACGTAATCTCCCAGTCCCGAAGAATGGTGAAGCATTTGTGAGATCGTTATCTTTTCAGCATTCGGGATGTTGAGGTAAAACTTTGAAAGTTTATCATTAAGGTTCAATTGTTTTTTTTCGATAAGCTTAAACAACATCATGGCGGTCATCGATTTTGTAATAGAACCGATTTGAAAAGTTACTTTACCTTTCTCTGGAAGGCTTATTTCACCAAAAGTTCTTTTATACACTTCTTTTCCCCCTTTGAAAATCGAAATTTCACCTGCTTCGGCATTGTGTTTTTCCAAATAAGAAATGAAATTATCAATCTTATTTAAACCTTCCTGAAGATTACCGGTTAATTTCAAAACCTCAAGATTTTTATCCTTATTATTCTTTTTATCGTAAGGCTGTAACACTAAAGGAAGAGTTTTCCCGTTCTGAATGAAGTTGCCGGAAACCTTATTGCCTTCAAGTTTGCCTTTATAAGATGCGTTTGCACTTGGGATTTTTAAACTTAATTCATTATTGAAGAAAGATGTTTTTTCTGCAGGAATACCTTCAGCTCCTTGCGCAGGGCTGTCAAGCAAAGCTTTGTAAGAATCTTTATCTTTTTCGATGTTGATAATGATAGGAAGTTTAGTTCCGTCAAAATCTAATTCTCCTTTCCAGGATCCTGTGATTTGCTGGGCAAAAATCAGTTGAATGCTTAGTAAAAAGAGACTAAACGAAATTTTGGTTTTCATAGTTTTAAAATATAAATTGACAAGTGATTGTAGTGACAATAATTAAGAATGCGAAAATGACAATCTGTTTCCAATTCTTTAAATTGGTAGCTGTTTTGAAACCGTTATAAAAAAGAGTCATTCCGTAAGCAATCAGTAAAAGAGCCGAAAAGCTGAAAATACAAATGACAATAAGGTCAAAAGGAGAAATATTTTCAGGATTTTTTTCTGCCACCAATCTTACAGACTCCATACTGTTGGTAATGATGGGAAGTTCGCCGATCAGAAGAATAAATATTCCCGGAATCTGAGAAATTAAAACGGTATTAACAATATCAATAAATCTCGCTCTTTTGTTATAGATTTTTCCAAGGATAAAAAAGATAATAATGGCAATACTGTAACTTAATAAACTTAAGCCGATATTTTCTATTAATGAATGTTTCTCATCTGCGTATCTGTAATGAAAAATACTGTCTACCTGTAGTTCGAACCACTGACAAAGAGCTAAAGTGATTCCTAAAGATAAAATTCCAACAAGAAGAAGCTGGTTTTCGCTATATTTTGAGAAAGGGTTGAAAATCGTTTTCCAATTCATGTTAATGAGTGTTTTTAATTTAGTTTTTTAATACGTTGATTTTTTGAATAAGATCGTCCATTTTATTTCTCATGGTAGGATAGGAGAGATCTGCCTGCTTTGCCATTTCTTTAATGCTTCCGCTGGATAAGAAAAAATTGAGAATGAATTCCTGTTCGTCACGGTTGAGCTTTAGGATAACCGGGAGTTCATAATCTCCGTTTACTTCTGTAGTGCAGTTAGGGCACTTCATCTGGCTTACATGTAAAGTATGATCGCAACTGGGGCAAACAATAGGTAGTTTCATTGAATATGTTTTTACAAATGTAATAGTAATTTTAATAAAATTAAATAATACTTTAATAAAGTTAAATTTTGAATTGGAAATATAAATAAAAAAACTTCCGGCTAGGGAAGTTTATGAGTTGCTTTTTACGGTAAAATACTATTTATCAAGGATTTCTCTTATTCGGTTGGCGTTAGAAATCAGTTCACCCAAATATTCATAGTTTTCTTTTTCCAAAGCAGATTTGAATTTTCTTAATTGTGAAATATGTTCATTTAAAACATCCAGAACATTCTCCTTATTCTGCTTGAAGATCGGAACCCACATTTCGGGATGAGACTTTGCTAAACGTACCGTGCTTGAGAATCCCGAACTGGCTAGTTGGAAAATAGTTTCCTCTTCACGTTCCTTTTCCAGAACCGTGTTGGCTAAAGCATAAGAAGTGATATGAGAAATGTGAGAAATATAAGCCGTATGAATATCGTGATCTTCCGCATTCATATATATAGGATGCATATCCAAAGCTTGTACGATGTTCTCTGCTAGGGCGAGAGCGTCTTCCGCAGACTCTTCTTTATTGCAAATAACCCCGGCTTTTCCCGAGAAGCTTTCTGCTACAGCAGATTTCGGTCCGTTGTTCTCTGTTCCCCACATCGGATGAAAAGCTATATATCTTGACCGTTTAGGATGATCTTTCACTGCATTCACAATTCCTGATTTTGTAGACCCGCAATCCATGACCGTCTGATTGTCGTTAACTAAGTCCAGAACTTTAGGAAGTAAAACTTTTGTAGCATTTACAGGAACTGCGATAATGATGAGATCGGAATTTTTTATTCCGTCCCCTAAAGTTGTTTTTTCATCAATGATATGTAAATCTAAACCTTCATTAAGATGCTGTTCACTATTATCAATTCCATAAATATATGTTGCAATGCCTTTTCGTTTTAATTTTAATGCGATCGAGCCTCCTATTAATCCGATACCAATAATGCTTATTTTCATTTCTCTATACTTTAAAAATCAAAAAACCCCGTCTTAGGACGAGGTTTGAATTATATACATAAGAATTCCTTATCCCATATTTGAGTTAAAAATTCTATAATAATATGTCTTGTTGTTAAAAATCATACGGCTAAGGTATAAAATATTTTTTAAATGCAGATATTGATGACTTATATAATAGGTATACTTTGATGGTTTTATTAGTAATATATAGGCATTTCTATGTTTAATATACTTTTTTGATTTCTTAATGTAAAACTTTTCCATCTTTTATTCAGCGAGTTATGCTTGAATATGAATTAAAAGTAAATTTAAAGTTAAATAAATTAGGATTGTAATGTTAAGATGTTCTATCTTTGCCGCACTGAAAACGAGAGTATATCGGTAAGCGCAGAAGAGCCTTTATATGGGCGTAGAGATTAATAAAATCACTTTAACAGATAGGAAGAGAAACGATCAAAACTTTTTAAAATAAAAGTTGCGGGAGTTAAAATTTTTTGTATCTTTGCAGTCCGGTAAAACGGGAATCGCAGGAGTGGGATTGAAGGTTTAGAGAGAGGTTAAGGTTAGTAAAAAAAACTTTAAAATTTTCTTGAAAAACATTTGGTCATAAAGAAAATAATTTTTACTTTTGCACTCGCAAATACGGAGCGAAACTGACAGAAAAGTAGCTTCGTTAAAAAGCGGAAGATTGGAAGATCATTGACATACAATATAACAACCAAGTAAGGAAAAACTAAAGCGTAAAAAAACTTTGAGTGAGTCAGACAAACATACAATGGAGAGTTTGATCCTGGCTCAGGATGAACGCTAGCGGGAGGCCTAACACATGCAAGCCGAGCGGTATTTGTTCTTCGGAACAGAGAGAGCGGCGTACGGGTGCGGAACACGTGTGCAACCTGCCTTTATCAGGGGGATAGCCTTTCGAAAGGAAGATTAATACCCCATAATATATTAAGTGGCATCACTTGATATTGAAAACTGAGGTGGATAAAGATGGGCACGCGCAAGATTAGATAGTTGGTAGGGTAACGGCCTACCAAGTCAATGATCTTTAGGGGGCCTGAGAGGGTGATCCCCCACACTGGTACTGAGACACGGACCAGACTCCTACGGGAGGCAGCAGTGAGGAATATTGGACAATGGGTGAGAGCCTGATCCAGCCATCCCGCGTGAAGGATGACGGCCCTATGGGTTGTAAACTTCTTTTGTATAGGGATAAACCTTTCCACGTGTGGAAAGCTGAAGGTACTATACGAATAAGCACCGGCTAACTCCGTGCCAGCAGCCGCGGTAATACGGAGGGTGCAAGCGTTATCCGGATTTATTGGGTTTAAAGGGTCCGTAGGCGGATCTGTAAGTCAGTGGTGAAATCTCACAGCTTAACTGTGAAACTGCCATTGATACTGCAGGTCTTGAGTAAGGTAGAAGTAGCTGGAATAAGTAGTGTAGCGGTGAAATGCATAGATATTACTTAGAACACCAATTGCGAAGGCAGGTTACTATGTCTTAACTGACGCTGATGGACGAAAGCGTGGGGAGCGAACAGGATTAGATACCCTGGTAGTCCACGCCGTAAACGATGCTAACTCGTTTTTGGGTTTTCGGATTCAGAGACTAAGCGAAAGTGATAAGTTAGCCACCTGGGGAGTACGTTCGCAAGAATGAAACTCAAAGGAATTGACGGGGGCCCGCACAAGCGGTGGATTATGTGGTTTAATTCGATGATACGCGAGGAACCTTACCAAGGCTTAAATGGGAATTGATCGGTTTAGAAATAGACCTTCCTTCGGGCAATTTTCAAGGTGCTGCATGGTTGTCGTCAGCTCGTGCCGTGAGGTGTTAGGTTAAGTCCTGCAACGAGCGCAACCCCTGTCACTAGTTGCCATCATTAAGTTGGGGACTCTAGTGAGACTGCCTACGCAAGTAGAGAGGAAGGTGGGGATGACGTCAAATCATCACGGCCCTTACGCCTTGGGCCACACACGTAATACAATGGCCGGTACAGAGGGCAGCTACACAGCGATGTGATGCAAATCTCGAAAGCCGGTCTCAGTTCGGATTGGAGTCTGCAACTCGACTCTATGAAGCTGGAATCGCTAGTAATCGCGCATCAGCCATGGCGCGGTGAATACGTTCCCGGGCCTTGTACACACCGCCCGTCAAGCCATGGAAGTCTGGGGTACCTGAAGTCGGTGACCGTAACAGGAGCTGCCTAGGGTAAAACAGGTAACTAGGGCTAAGTCGTAACAAGGTAGCCGTACCGGAAGGTGCGGCTGGAACATCTCATTTTAGAGCGTCTTCGGACGATAAAAAAACAAGGACACTATGTGTCCAGAACT from Chryseobacterium camelliae includes these protein-coding regions:
- a CDS encoding L-serine ammonia-lyase, yielding MESISVFEIIKVGIGPSSSHTMGPWNAASAFIRIIKRERSIDEVKEVFLEFFGSLAKTGIGHGTDIAGMLGLNGEDFKTIDTTKIDEKIDTIKTTQTLNLGGEKEIPFIYGHHLVLNMKKSLDYHPNGMIFKAVFEDGTELVQDFYSVGGGFIMSQEKKSIEKHCIRTLYPCHHGSDIVKYCEKLGLTRISDLILMNEESWRPQEETRQEALYIWQQIKECIYKGVNKEGILPGGLNVTRRAAGMNRKLLGDKVYKNKDEWFQQVVDAEENFTNINKWIACFALAVNEENASFGRIITAPTNGASGVIPAVLMYSQAFTDSISEDDIVRFLLVAGEIGTLFKKNATISAAMGGCQAEIGVSSAMAAAGLTEILGGSVGQVLMAAEIAMEHHLGLTCDPIKGLVQIPCIERNTMGAIKAITAANIALESDPAKAKVTLDEVIQTMWETALAMSDRFKETSEGGLAIAVNVPEC
- a CDS encoding prephenate dehydrogenase codes for the protein MKISIIGIGLIGGSIALKLKRKGIATYIYGIDNSEQHLNEGLDLHIIDEKTTLGDGIKNSDLIIIAVPVNATKVLLPKVLDLVNDNQTVMDCGSTKSGIVNAVKDHPKRSRYIAFHPMWGTENNGPKSAVAESFSGKAGVICNKEESAEDALALAENIVQALDMHPIYMNAEDHDIHTAYISHISHITSYALANTVLEKEREEETIFQLASSGFSSTVRLAKSHPEMWVPIFKQNKENVLDVLNEHISQLRKFKSALEKENYEYLGELISNANRIREILDK
- a CDS encoding DUF2089 family protein, whose product is MKLPIVCPSCDHTLHVSQMKCPNCTTEVNGDYELPVILKLNRDEQEFILNFFLSSGSIKEMAKQADLSYPTMRNKMDDLIQKINVLKN
- a CDS encoding alpha/beta hydrolase; this translates as MKIYVVSGLGADFKVLEKLQFPEQHEIVFIDWLIPEKNESFAAYIQRMADKIDDTQPFYLLGYSFGGILVQEINQLKSAEKVVILGSIKSDKEKSRLIRAGEITKIPKILPVSLFNEKTTRAYSVLRKFFDPKNPKVLQYFRVKDPYYLKWSVEKISEWKFEETSKVIQVLGDRDIVFPIKNSKPDYIIKGGTHLFPATKFKEVSRILEEEFI
- a CDS encoding YceI family protein gives rise to the protein MKRLLLLAMMCVCMSFVFAQKKGDKVIKVTSSEIRWWGYKVVKTQETSHSGTVKLKSGKFNFDKTVLIDGEFVIDMRSMMAGDVSEEDQIKLTNDLKSTNFFEVKKFPTAKFHLTKILPLANGTYNSTVYGDFTLKGVRKTISFPANVYITQFTVIIESAKFSLNRRDFKVFYQSSLKDYFIKNEMDIQFKISTEKLDNENRVPVKKK
- a CDS encoding YIP1 family protein, whose translation is MNWKTIFNPFSKYSENQLLLVGILSLGITLALCQWFELQVDSIFHYRYADEKHSLIENIGLSLLSYSIAIIIFFILGKIYNKRARFIDIVNTVLISQIPGIFILLIGELPIITNSMESVRLVAEKNPENISPFDLIVICIFSFSALLLIAYGMTLFYNGFKTATNLKNWKQIVIFAFLIIVTTITCQFIF
- a CDS encoding serine hydrolase domain-containing protein — translated: MKTKISFSLFLLSIQLIFAQQITGSWKGELDFDGTKLPIIINIEKDKDSYKALLDSPAQGAEGIPAEKTSFFNNELSLKIPSANASYKGKLEGNKVSGNFIQNGKTLPLVLQPYDKKNNKDKNLEVLKLTGNLQEGLNKIDNFISYLEKHNAEAGEISIFKGGKEVYKRTFGEISLPEKGKVTFQIGSITKSMTAMMLFKLIEKKQLNLNDKLSKFYLNIPNAEKITISQMLHHSSGLGDYVVGKNTMKWLTEKVSEEQIMKHIVEQGSLFEPGTKVQYSNSGYYLLTKILEKISKKSYADNLKETFVQPLQLKNFYTASQKPINVFSSYSYANAWEPVKDFDFNNVVGVGDIATTPTNLNIILNALFAGKIVSKESLSAMMPKEDRFGMGLALVPFSSKMFVGHSGGTYGTNSLIIYNGEDDISIAYSLNADRIGANNFVIDIFSILYNKEFSLPTFSTAKITETELKQFVGDYSSKDIPLGIKIFIKNGGLFAQGTGQPEFPLEFVEKNQFKFDNAGLKMTFFPEKEEMQLEQGGGKFLFNKEK
- a CDS encoding glucokinase codes for the protein MNLNPKFPLYLPGVKNGNNDNVSIIGASLREDVTTLGYFVSGNEGLHIKIQTNYPTKSFSSFSEILEKFIQENKLENVKRLGIAVPGPVMNGKSHPIRLGWNLDQEEYITKFGFEKADMLNDLEASAYGMALLEDSDLDPIYTSGHLEKGNVAIIAPGNGLGEAGYFFDGKYLRPFASEGGHSEFSPRTNVEVEFYQFLNNIYGIVSWENVLSKTGLFNIYRFLRDVKRHPEPEWLAERLTKGNFVQELFKAAMEEDVLICKIALDTFLEFLAREANNIALKLKATGGLLIAGDIPQSIREYINKENFYEKYKISDKMEEMLKSIPIYLIKNNNTALNGAALYTAYYQE
- a CDS encoding YceI family protein; protein product: MKKIFLLAVLAGGLAFGQTKKVVSSDVHWWGYKVAKSEASSHDGTIKVKSGNVVLKGNQVVGGTFVLDMTSINATDLSGEYQQKLNGHLKNGDFFEVEKFPTGTFKITSVKKNNDKTYNSLVTGNLTVKGKTNAVSFPAKIVIANGAVTIESNKFSFDRQKFDVAYKSTMQDVFVKDDIDMTVKVTAK